From a single Arachis hypogaea cultivar Tifrunner chromosome 3, arahy.Tifrunner.gnm2.J5K5, whole genome shotgun sequence genomic region:
- the LOC112791443 gene encoding phosphatidylinositol N-acetylglucosaminyltransferase subunit A, which produces MFTILLFHHFVLVSFSVLLWCSSCGILNLEMGDHQRHRIMMVSDFFYPNVGGVENHVYYLSQCLLELGHKVVVVTHAYGNRSGVRYMTGGLKVYYIPWKPFFNQSTFPTLLGMLPIIRTILIRERITIVHGHQTFSTLSHHALLNSRIMGYKVVFTDHSLNGFSDAGSIHMNKVLQFTLADVSQAICVSHTSKENTVLRSGLSADKVFVIPNAVDTEMFKPAFEPPSRSEVVIVVISRLVYRKGADLLVEVIPELCRLCPNVRFIIGGDGPKRVLLEEMREHHSLQDRVEMLGAVPHTQVRSVLISGHIFLNSSLTEAFCIAILEAASCGLLTVSTRVGGVPEVLPDDMIVLAEPNPTDMVRAIQKAIIMLPKIDPQVMHNRMKELYNWHDVARRTEIVYSRALKCPHQDLLEHLSRHLSCGAWAGKLFCLVMILSFLLWHLLELWQPADDIEVVPDVIFHTNMMDRSCGKKENDRL; this is translated from the exons ATGTTCACCATTCTGCTCTTTCACCATTTCGTTTTGGTTTCATTTTCCGTGCTTCTGTGGTGCAGCTCCTGTGGTATCTTAAATCTTGAGATGGGTGATCATCAAAGGCATCGAATCATGATGGTGTCGGATTTTTTCTATCCCAACGTTGGTGGAGTCGAGAATCACGTTTACTACCTCTCACAATGCTTGCTCGAGTTAGGCCACAAG GTGGTGGTTGTAACTCATGCCTATGGAAACCGCTCTGGGGTTAGATATATGACTGGTGGTCTAAAAGTCTATTACATTCCATGGAAACCATTCTTTAATCAAAGCACATTTCCCACCTTGTTAGGGATGCTGCCAATTATAAGAACAATTCTTATTCGGGAGAGAATTACTATAGTTCATGGACATCAAACCTTTTCAACACTTTCTCATCACGCCCTTCTGAATTCGAGAATCATGGGATACAAGGTTGTGTTTACGGATCATTCGCTGAATGGTTTTAGTGATGCCGGAAGCATCCACATGAACAAGGTGTTGCAGTTTACCTTGGCAGATGTGAGTCAAGCTATATGTGTTTCCCATACAAGCAAGGAGAACACTGTCTTGAGGTCAGGTTTGTCAGCAGATAAGGTTTTTGTAATACCTAATGCTGTTGACACCGAAATGTTCAAACCGGCATTTGAACCTCCCAGCAGATCAgaggttgttattgttgttatcaGTCGATTAGTTTACCGGAAGGGTGCGGATTTGCTTGTTGAAGTCATTCCAGAACTGTGCCGGCTATGTCCTAAT GTTCGTTTCATTATTGGAGGTGATGGACCTAAGCGTGTGCTATTGGAAGAGATGAGAGAACATCATTCTCTTCAAGATCGAGTTGAAATGTTGGGAGCTGTACCACATACGCAAGTCCGTTCTGTTCTAATATCAGGGCATATCTTCTTAAACAG TTCCTTAACCGAAGCTTTTTGTATCGCGATATTGGAGGCTGCTAGTTGTGGATTGTTAACAGTTAGCACACGTGTGGGAGGTGTTCCTGAG GTATTACCGGATGACATGATTGTTTTGGCAGAACCTAATCCCACTGATATGGTGCGTGCAATCCAAAAGGCGATAATTATGCTGCCAAAAATTGATCCGCAAGTCATGCACAATCGA ATGAAGGAACTCTACAACTGGCACGACGTTGCGAGAAGGACTGAAATTGTATACAGTCGTGCCTTAAAATGCCCCCATCAAGATCTCCTAGAGCATCTCTCAAG ACACCTCTCATGTGGAGCATGGGCAGGGAAGCTCTTTTGCTTGGTTATGATCTTGAGTTTTTTGCTATGGCATCTGCTAGAACTATGGCAG CCAGCAGATGATATTGAGGTGGTTCCAGATGTTATTTTCCATACAAATATGATGGATAGATCTTGCGGGAAAAAAGAAAATGACAGATTATGA
- the LOC112791444 gene encoding epoxide hydrolase 2, which translates to MDEIQQKFIKVDGLNLHIAEIGTGQNVVVFLHGFPEIWYSWRHQMIALANAGFRAIAPDFRGYGLSDPSPNATFSHLLTDLLAILDSLAIPKVFLVGKDFGGRPAYLFSILHPERVLGVITLGVPYVPPGPLHFSKLLPEGFYISRWQEPGRAEADFGRFDAKTVVRKIYTLFSRSEIPIAQENQEILDLVDSSTPLPPWFTEEDLATYGALYEKSGFQTALKVPYRSLGEKINLPSEAIVKVPALLIMGGKDYTLKFPGIEDLTKAEKAKELVPNQEITFIPEGTHFVQEQFPAEINQLILAFLAKHT; encoded by the exons ATGGATGAAATCCAGCAAAAGTTCATCAAAGTTGACGGTCTCAACCTCCACATCGCTGAAATCGGAACAG GTCAAAACGTCGTCGTATTCCTGCACGGGTTCCCTGAGATATGGTACTCGTGGCGCCACCAGATGATTGCCCTCGCCAATGCGGGTTTCAGAGCCATCGCCCCTGATTTCAGAGGCTACGGTCTCTCCGATCCCTCGCCAAACGCCACCTTCTCTCATCTTCTCACTGACCTCCTTGCAATTCTTGATTCTCTTGCTATTCCCAAG GTTTTTCTTGTTGGGAAAGATTTTGGAGGCCGTCCTGCATATTTGTTTTCCATTTTACACCCCGAAAGGGTGCTGGGAGTTATCACATTGGGAGTTCCTTATGTTCCACCAGGCCCGTTACATTTCTCTAAGCTCCTTCCTGAAGGTTTCTACATTTCGAGATGGCAG GAACCAGGGAGGGCTGAGGCCGATTTCGGACGCTTTGATGCAAAGACTGTTGTGCGGAAGATTTACACCCTCTTTTCAAGAAGTGAAATACCAATAGCTCAAGAAAACCAGGAGATCTTGGATTTGGTTGATTCATCTACTCCTCTTCCCCCTTGGTTCACAGAGGAAGATCTTGCAACATATGGGGCCTTGTATGAGAAATCTGGATTCCAAACTGCGTTGAAGGTTCCATATAG GTCCCTTGGTGAAAAAATTAACTTGCCATCAGAAGCTATAGTCAAAGTTCCAGCACTTCTGATAATGGGTGGGAAGGACTATACTCTGAAGTTTCCGGGGATTGAGGATTTGACAAAGGCTGAAAAGGCGAAAGAGCTTGTGCCGAATCAGGAGATAACATTCATCCCTGAGGGGACACATTTTGTTCAAGAACAATTCCCTGCAGAAATCAATCAGCTTATCCTTGCCTTCCTTGCCAAGCACACTTGA
- the LOC112791445 gene encoding cytochrome P450 736A117 has translation MNLFTIIVLPSLFIILLIIKWQYSKPTNKNLPPSPPKLPIVGNLHQISLFPHRSLKDLAEKHGPLMLLHFGNVPVLVVSSANMAEEVMKTHDLVFSNRPRRKMSDILLYDSKDIANSAYGEYWRQMRSLAVLHLLSNKRVQSYSRVREEEAARMVETIKEFASSSVPLNLSEIFSGVTNDIVCRIALGRRYRGGGEGCNKFQELLLEFGELLGTISIGDYIPWLSWLNKIDGSYKRASRVAKRLDEFLDQVIAEHVGSCKRKEQEGLTDNVTSNAVGFEFDTITMKAILLDMFAAGTDTTYTVLEWAMAELLKRPAVMHKLQDEVRTVVGNRSNITEQDLVHMNYLKAVIKETLRLHPSLPVLVPRESTKGIKLNGYDIEAGTQVLVNAWAVATDPKCWDQPLEFKPERFLNSSVDFKGCDFQFIPFGAGRRGCPGLQFATAVDEIVLATLVHHFDWDLSAASKEVDMSETHGLALHLKSPLLAIATPYYE, from the exons ATGAATTTGTTCACCATCATTGTATTACCATCTTTGTTCATTATTCTACTTATCATAAAATGGCAGTATTCCAAACCCACAAATAAAAATTTACCGCCTTCACCTCCAAAGCTACCCATAGTCGGTAATCTCCACCAAATTAGTTTGTTCCCGCACCGATCACTCAAAGACTTGGCTGAAAAACATGGTCCCTTGATGCTCCTTCACTTCGGAAACGTTCCAGTGCTAGTGGTGTCTTCGGCCAACATGGCGGAAGAGGTGATGAAGACGCACGACTTGGTGTTCTCCAACAGACCACGGCGTAAGATGAGTGACATACTCTTGTACGATTCTAAAGACATAGCTAACTCTGCTTATG GTGAATACTGGAGGCAGATGAGGAGCCTAGCCGTGTTGCACCTTCTGAGCAACAAAAGGGTTCAATCGTACAGTCGTGTTAGGGAAGAAGAAGCTGCAAGAATGGTTGAAACCATCAAAGAgtttgcttcttcttctgtgCCGTTAAACTTGTCTGAGATATTCTCCGGTGTTACAAATGACATAGTGTGTAGAATTGCTCTAGGGAGGAGATACCGTGGAGGAGGAGAAGGGTGCAACAAGTTTCAGGAGCTGTTGTTGGAGTTTGGAGAGTTGTTGGGTACAATATCAATAGGGGACTATATTCCATGGCTTAGTTGGTTGAACAAGATTGATGGTTCTTATAAAAGAGCATCAAGAGTGGCCAAGCGTCTCGATGAGTTTTTGGATCAAGTGATTGCGGAGCATGTTGGTTCTTGCAAAAGGAAAGAACAAGAGGGACTTACTGATAATGTCACCAGTAACGCCGTTGGATTTGAGTTTGACACAATAACAATGAAGGCAATACTCCTG GACATGTTTGCGGCAGGTACGGACACTACGTACACTGTGCTAGAATGGGCAATGGCGGAACTGTTAAAACGGCCGGCGGTTATGCACAAACTGCAAGATGAAGTGAGAACTGTTGTTGGAAACAGAAGCAACATAACCGAACAAGATTTGGTTCACATGAACTACTTGAAAGCTGTGATCAAAGAAACACTTCGGTTGCACCCTTCACTTCCAGTTCTAGTTCCTAGAGAATCCACCAAAGGCATCAAGCTGAATGGGTATGACATTGAAGCTGGAACACAGGTGTTGGTGAATGCATGGGCCGTTGCAACGGACCCAAAGTGTTGGGACCAGCCACTTGAGTTCAAGCCAGAGAGGTTCTTAAACAGTTCGGTGGATTTCAAAGGGTGTGATTTTCAGTTTATTCCTTTTGGTGCAGGGAGGAGAGGGTGCCCTGGGCTGCAGTTTGCCACTGCTGTTGATGAGATTGTGCTGGCTACCCTTGTTCATCATTTTGATTGGGATTTGTCTGCTGCTTCTAAGGAAGTGGACATGTCTGAAACTCATGGACTAGCCCTGCATTTGAAATCACCTCTCTTGGCTATAGCAACCCCTTATTAtgaatga